In one window of Mercurialis annua linkage group LG4, ddMerAnnu1.2, whole genome shotgun sequence DNA:
- the LOC126677519 gene encoding uncharacterized protein LOC126677519 isoform X1, with amino-acid sequence MRTRNADAAKTPVTPKKTMPARKPAAKSTPSTTVSESTTPKTISAKRSVSAKAKQAKIINNDATTLSTIAPASDSKPEQPTTVDETLVTPEGKIGPKKRTIVRKVVKKVVKKAAAKAKTPIGVDDVASAQTPKVEEETVKDKDEESMKEKGECVIEVAEESVKEEEIASGVGELVVVENVEESAEKGKENTERAVETLGGDTKEEEENVMAVDVHSNDIIEDSKDQEPSIVDEGEEVNEETIEVEIKEDAKIEAIETGASKDKLQGEDNQPVQDEYGGDEGYEEYADRVDLEDHGDDDFVEEDPEEFIEETGALEEEQKELTAAVKERKSKKEYEIFVGGLDREATEEDVRKVFETIGEVVEVRVHRNLLTNKSKGYAFVKFANKEHVKCALSEMKNPVICGKRCGTAPSEDNDTLFLGNICNTWTKEAIRQKLKDYSVEGVENITLVADVQHEGRSRGFAFLEFSCHADAMHAYKRLQKPDVVFGHPERTAKVAFAEPIREPDPEVMANVKTVFLDGLPPHWDEDRVRQHLHGYGEIVRIVLARNMSTAKRKDFGFVDFLSHEVAISCIDRINNTEFFDGSIKTRVKARLSNPMPKTQAVKGGMCGGFLIDRAGGGSSSRFGGRNFGRGGHHNWGNFQRGRGFYQQGRGQSSRTGPNGHDFNNRYMASQGRPFNGQGGRRGSFRGGYHPDGRGFGGNGPSRTNFNRPWYDAPERGHADHASSRRQPFPQEEAFDRPYYERHFDDPYLNDGSAHGMKRPFYMTDYEADYAEPSRHRPRLDYTDPVVPFRGTQYRDMYGPGNDPYSQGYYGPDYGPYPPYRGEAPYRGEGPYRGGYHY; translated from the exons ATGAGAACCAGAAATGCAGACGCTGCAAAAACACCTGTAACCCCTAAAAAGACGATGCCGGCTAGAAAACCCGCCGCCAAATCCACTCCTTCTACGACGGTTTCAGAGTCCACTACTCCTAAAACCATCTCCGCAAAACGCAGCGTTTCTGCCAAAGCTAAGCAAGCTAAAATCATCAACAACGATGCCACCACTCTCTCAACTATTGCCCCCGCTTCTGATTCAAAACCTGAACAACCTACTACAG TTGATGAAACTTTAGTAACACCAGAAGGGAAAATTGGGCCGAAAAAGAGAACTATAGTGAGGAAAGTAGTCAAGAAAGTAGTAAAGAAAGCCGCGGCAAAGGCTAAAACTCCGATTGGTGTAGATGATGTTGCTAGTGCGCAGACGCCGAAGGTGGAGGAAGAAACTGTTAAGGATAAGGATGAAGAAAGTATGAAGGAGAAAGGTGAATGTGTGATTGAGGTGGCTGAAGAATCTGTTAAGGAAGAAGAAATAGCTAGTGGAGTAGGAGAACTTGTTGTTGTTGAGAATGTCGAAGAGTCTGCCGAGAAGGGAAAAGAGAATACGGAAAGGGCAGTAGAAACTTTAGGAGGAGATACTAAAGAGGAGGAAGAAAATGTGATGGCTGTGGATGTGCATTCTAATGACATTATAGAGGACTCCAAGGATCAAGAACCGAGCATTGTAGATGAAGGAGAGGAAGTCAATGAAGAGACCATAGAGGTTGAGATTAAGGAGGATGCAAAAATTGAGGCTATTGAGACTGGAGCGAGTAAAGATAAGTTACAAGGAGAAGATAATCAACCTGTGCAGGATGAGTATGGTGGTGATGAGGGATATGAGGAGTATGCTGATCGAGTTGATCTTGAAGATCATGGGGATGATGATTTTGTAGAAGAAGATCCAGAGGAATTTATTGAAGAAACTGGGGCATTGGAAGAGGAACAGAAGGAACTAACAGCTGCTGTTAAGGAGCGCAAAAGTAAGAAAGAATATGAGATATTTGTTGGTGGCTTGGATAGGGAAGCTACAGAGGAAGATGTGAGAAAGGTCTTTGAGACGATTGGTGAAGTTGTTGAAGTTAGAGTGCATAGGAAtcttttaacaaataaaagcaAGGGATATGCATTTGTGAAGTTTGCAAACAAGGAGCATGTAAAGTGTGCTTTGTCAGAAATGAAAAATCCTGTG ATTTGTGGAAAGAGGTGTGGTACTGCACCAAGTGAGGACAATGATACTTTGTTTTTGGGTAATATATGCAATACATGGACAAAGGAAGCA ATTAGACAAAAGTTGAAGGATTATAGTGTTGAAGGTGTTGAGAACATCACTCTTGTTGCAGACGTTCAACATGAAGGCAGGAGTCGTGGTTTTGCATTTCTTGAGTTCTCTTGCCATGCTGATGCCATGCATGCGTACAAGAGGCTTCAAAAGCCTGATGTTGTATTTGGTCATCCAGAGAGAACCGCCAAAGTAGCATTTGCAGAACCCATACGTGAGCCTGATCCAGAAGTAATGGCCAACGTGAAGACCGTATTTCTTGATGGGCTTCCTCCTCATTGGGATGAAGATCGTGTGAGGCAGCACTTGCATGGTTACGGGGAGATTGTCCGAATTGTCCTGGCTCGAAATATGTCAACTGCTAAGAGAAAGGATTTTGGATTTGTTGATTTCTTATCCCATGAAGTCGCTATTTCTTGTATTGACAGAATAAACAACACAGAATTTTTTGATGGGAGCATAAAG ACAAGAGTGAAAGCAAGGCTGTCAAATCCGATGCCTAAAACTCAGGCTGTTAAGGGTGGAATGTGTGGTGGTTTTCTGATAGATAGGGCTGGCGGTGGAAGCTCTTCAAGATTTG GAGGAAGAAATTTTGGCCGTGGTGGACATCACAACTGGGGAAATTTCCAGCGCGGTAGAGGTTTTTACCAACAGGGACGTGGTCAATCTAGTAGAACGGGCCCCAATGGGCATGATTTTAATAACAGATATATGGCATCACAGGGTAGGCCATTCAATGGGCAAG GAGGAAGAAGGGGCTCTTTCAGAGGCGGTTATCATCCTgatggcagaggttttggtggtaATGGTCCATCAAGAACAAATTTCAATAGACCTTGGTATGATGCCCCTGAAAGAGGGCACGCAGACCATGCTTCCTCTAGGAGGCAGCCATTTCCTCAAGAAGAAGCCTTTGATAGACCCTATTATGAAAGGCATTTTGATGATCCTTATCTCAATGATGGTAGTGCACATGGGATGAAGCGGCCATTTTACATGACT GATTATGAAGCTGATTATGCAGAACCTAGTAGGCACAGGCCCCGATTAGATTATACTGATCCGGTAGTTCCATTTCGTGGGACACAGTACCGAG ATATGTATGGACCAGGCAATGATCCTTATTCTCAAGGTTATTATGGGCCTGAT TATGGTCCATATCCACCATACAGGGGCGAGGCACCATACAGGGGCGAGGGTCCCTATAGAGGCGGTTACCACTATTAG
- the LOC126677519 gene encoding uncharacterized protein LOC126677519 isoform X2 → MRTRNADAAKTPVTPKKTMPARKPAAKSTPSTTVSESTTPKTISAKRSVSAKAKQAKIINNDATTLSTIAPASDSKPEQPTTVDETLVTPEGKIGPKKRTIVRKVVKKVVKKAAAKAKTPIGVDDVASAQTPKVEEETVKDKDEESMKEKGECVIEVAEESVKEEEIASGVGELVVVENVEESAEKGKENTERAVETLGGDTKEEEENVMAVDVHSNDIIEDSKDQEPSIVDEGEEVNEETIEVEIKEDAKIEAIETGASKDKLQGEDNQPVQDEYGGDEGYEEYADRVDLEDHGDDDFVEEDPEEFIEETGALEEEQKELTAAVKERKSKKEYEIFVGGLDREATEEDVRKVFETIGEVVEVRVHRNLLTNKSKGYAFVKFANKEHVKCALSEMKNPVICGKRCGTAPSEDNDTLFLGNICNTWTKEAIRQKLKDYSVEGVENITLVADVQHEGRSRGFAFLEFSCHADAMHAYKRLQKPDVVFGHPERTAKVAFAEPIREPDPEVMANVKTVFLDGLPPHWDEDRVRQHLHGYGEIVRIVLARNMSTAKRKDFGFVDFLSHEVAISCIDRINNTEFFDGSIKTRVKARLSNPMPKTQAVKGGMCGGFLIDRAGGGSSSRFGGRNFGRGGHHNWGNFQRGRGFYQQGRGQSSRTGPNGHDFNNRYMASQGGRRGSFRGGYHPDGRGFGGNGPSRTNFNRPWYDAPERGHADHASSRRQPFPQEEAFDRPYYERHFDDPYLNDGSAHGMKRPFYMTDYEADYAEPSRHRPRLDYTDPVVPFRGTQYRDMYGPGNDPYSQGYYGPDYGPYPPYRGEAPYRGEGPYRGGYHY, encoded by the exons ATGAGAACCAGAAATGCAGACGCTGCAAAAACACCTGTAACCCCTAAAAAGACGATGCCGGCTAGAAAACCCGCCGCCAAATCCACTCCTTCTACGACGGTTTCAGAGTCCACTACTCCTAAAACCATCTCCGCAAAACGCAGCGTTTCTGCCAAAGCTAAGCAAGCTAAAATCATCAACAACGATGCCACCACTCTCTCAACTATTGCCCCCGCTTCTGATTCAAAACCTGAACAACCTACTACAG TTGATGAAACTTTAGTAACACCAGAAGGGAAAATTGGGCCGAAAAAGAGAACTATAGTGAGGAAAGTAGTCAAGAAAGTAGTAAAGAAAGCCGCGGCAAAGGCTAAAACTCCGATTGGTGTAGATGATGTTGCTAGTGCGCAGACGCCGAAGGTGGAGGAAGAAACTGTTAAGGATAAGGATGAAGAAAGTATGAAGGAGAAAGGTGAATGTGTGATTGAGGTGGCTGAAGAATCTGTTAAGGAAGAAGAAATAGCTAGTGGAGTAGGAGAACTTGTTGTTGTTGAGAATGTCGAAGAGTCTGCCGAGAAGGGAAAAGAGAATACGGAAAGGGCAGTAGAAACTTTAGGAGGAGATACTAAAGAGGAGGAAGAAAATGTGATGGCTGTGGATGTGCATTCTAATGACATTATAGAGGACTCCAAGGATCAAGAACCGAGCATTGTAGATGAAGGAGAGGAAGTCAATGAAGAGACCATAGAGGTTGAGATTAAGGAGGATGCAAAAATTGAGGCTATTGAGACTGGAGCGAGTAAAGATAAGTTACAAGGAGAAGATAATCAACCTGTGCAGGATGAGTATGGTGGTGATGAGGGATATGAGGAGTATGCTGATCGAGTTGATCTTGAAGATCATGGGGATGATGATTTTGTAGAAGAAGATCCAGAGGAATTTATTGAAGAAACTGGGGCATTGGAAGAGGAACAGAAGGAACTAACAGCTGCTGTTAAGGAGCGCAAAAGTAAGAAAGAATATGAGATATTTGTTGGTGGCTTGGATAGGGAAGCTACAGAGGAAGATGTGAGAAAGGTCTTTGAGACGATTGGTGAAGTTGTTGAAGTTAGAGTGCATAGGAAtcttttaacaaataaaagcaAGGGATATGCATTTGTGAAGTTTGCAAACAAGGAGCATGTAAAGTGTGCTTTGTCAGAAATGAAAAATCCTGTG ATTTGTGGAAAGAGGTGTGGTACTGCACCAAGTGAGGACAATGATACTTTGTTTTTGGGTAATATATGCAATACATGGACAAAGGAAGCA ATTAGACAAAAGTTGAAGGATTATAGTGTTGAAGGTGTTGAGAACATCACTCTTGTTGCAGACGTTCAACATGAAGGCAGGAGTCGTGGTTTTGCATTTCTTGAGTTCTCTTGCCATGCTGATGCCATGCATGCGTACAAGAGGCTTCAAAAGCCTGATGTTGTATTTGGTCATCCAGAGAGAACCGCCAAAGTAGCATTTGCAGAACCCATACGTGAGCCTGATCCAGAAGTAATGGCCAACGTGAAGACCGTATTTCTTGATGGGCTTCCTCCTCATTGGGATGAAGATCGTGTGAGGCAGCACTTGCATGGTTACGGGGAGATTGTCCGAATTGTCCTGGCTCGAAATATGTCAACTGCTAAGAGAAAGGATTTTGGATTTGTTGATTTCTTATCCCATGAAGTCGCTATTTCTTGTATTGACAGAATAAACAACACAGAATTTTTTGATGGGAGCATAAAG ACAAGAGTGAAAGCAAGGCTGTCAAATCCGATGCCTAAAACTCAGGCTGTTAAGGGTGGAATGTGTGGTGGTTTTCTGATAGATAGGGCTGGCGGTGGAAGCTCTTCAAGATTTG GAGGAAGAAATTTTGGCCGTGGTGGACATCACAACTGGGGAAATTTCCAGCGCGGTAGAGGTTTTTACCAACAGGGACGTGGTCAATCTAGTAGAACGGGCCCCAATGGGCATGATTTTAATAACAGATATATGGCATCACAGG GAGGAAGAAGGGGCTCTTTCAGAGGCGGTTATCATCCTgatggcagaggttttggtggtaATGGTCCATCAAGAACAAATTTCAATAGACCTTGGTATGATGCCCCTGAAAGAGGGCACGCAGACCATGCTTCCTCTAGGAGGCAGCCATTTCCTCAAGAAGAAGCCTTTGATAGACCCTATTATGAAAGGCATTTTGATGATCCTTATCTCAATGATGGTAGTGCACATGGGATGAAGCGGCCATTTTACATGACT GATTATGAAGCTGATTATGCAGAACCTAGTAGGCACAGGCCCCGATTAGATTATACTGATCCGGTAGTTCCATTTCGTGGGACACAGTACCGAG ATATGTATGGACCAGGCAATGATCCTTATTCTCAAGGTTATTATGGGCCTGAT TATGGTCCATATCCACCATACAGGGGCGAGGCACCATACAGGGGCGAGGGTCCCTATAGAGGCGGTTACCACTATTAG
- the LOC126677519 gene encoding uncharacterized protein LOC126677519 isoform X3: MRTRNADAAKTPVTPKKTMPARKPAAKSTPSTTVSESTTPKTISAKRSVSAKAKQAKIINNDATTLSTIAPASDSKPEQPTTVDETLVTPEGKIGPKKRTIVRKVVKKVVKKAAAKAKTPIGVDDVASAQTPKVEEETVKDKDEESMKEKGECVIEVAEESVKEEEIASGVGELVVVENVEESAEKGKENTERAVETLGGDTKEEEENVMAVDVHSNDIIEDSKDQEPSIVDEGEEVNEETIEVEIKEDAKIEAIETGASKDKLQGEDNQPVQDEYGGDEGYEEYADRVDLEDHGDDDFVEEDPEEFIEETGALEEEQKELTAAVKERKSKKEYEIFVGGLDREATEEDVRKVFETIGEVVEVRVHRNLLTNKSKGYAFVKFANKEHVKCALSEMKNPVICGKRCGTAPSEDNDTLFLGNICNTWTKEAIRQKLKDYSVEGVENITLVADVQHEGRSRGFAFLEFSCHADAMHAYKRLQKPDVVFGHPERTAKVAFAEPIREPDPEVMANVKTVFLDGLPPHWDEDRVRQHLHGYGEIVRIVLARNMSTAKRKDFGFVDFLSHEVAISCIDRINNTEFFDGSIKTRVKARLSNPMPKTQAVKGGMCGGFLIDRAGGGSSSRFGGRNFGRGGHHNWGNFQRGRGFYQQGRGQSSRTGPNGHDFNNRYMASQGRPFNGQGGRRGSFRGGYHPDGRGFGGNGPSRTNFNRPWYDAPERGHADHASSRRQPFPQEEAFDRPYYERHFDDPYLNDGSAHGMKRPFYMTVCWIFSAFHLGS; encoded by the exons ATGAGAACCAGAAATGCAGACGCTGCAAAAACACCTGTAACCCCTAAAAAGACGATGCCGGCTAGAAAACCCGCCGCCAAATCCACTCCTTCTACGACGGTTTCAGAGTCCACTACTCCTAAAACCATCTCCGCAAAACGCAGCGTTTCTGCCAAAGCTAAGCAAGCTAAAATCATCAACAACGATGCCACCACTCTCTCAACTATTGCCCCCGCTTCTGATTCAAAACCTGAACAACCTACTACAG TTGATGAAACTTTAGTAACACCAGAAGGGAAAATTGGGCCGAAAAAGAGAACTATAGTGAGGAAAGTAGTCAAGAAAGTAGTAAAGAAAGCCGCGGCAAAGGCTAAAACTCCGATTGGTGTAGATGATGTTGCTAGTGCGCAGACGCCGAAGGTGGAGGAAGAAACTGTTAAGGATAAGGATGAAGAAAGTATGAAGGAGAAAGGTGAATGTGTGATTGAGGTGGCTGAAGAATCTGTTAAGGAAGAAGAAATAGCTAGTGGAGTAGGAGAACTTGTTGTTGTTGAGAATGTCGAAGAGTCTGCCGAGAAGGGAAAAGAGAATACGGAAAGGGCAGTAGAAACTTTAGGAGGAGATACTAAAGAGGAGGAAGAAAATGTGATGGCTGTGGATGTGCATTCTAATGACATTATAGAGGACTCCAAGGATCAAGAACCGAGCATTGTAGATGAAGGAGAGGAAGTCAATGAAGAGACCATAGAGGTTGAGATTAAGGAGGATGCAAAAATTGAGGCTATTGAGACTGGAGCGAGTAAAGATAAGTTACAAGGAGAAGATAATCAACCTGTGCAGGATGAGTATGGTGGTGATGAGGGATATGAGGAGTATGCTGATCGAGTTGATCTTGAAGATCATGGGGATGATGATTTTGTAGAAGAAGATCCAGAGGAATTTATTGAAGAAACTGGGGCATTGGAAGAGGAACAGAAGGAACTAACAGCTGCTGTTAAGGAGCGCAAAAGTAAGAAAGAATATGAGATATTTGTTGGTGGCTTGGATAGGGAAGCTACAGAGGAAGATGTGAGAAAGGTCTTTGAGACGATTGGTGAAGTTGTTGAAGTTAGAGTGCATAGGAAtcttttaacaaataaaagcaAGGGATATGCATTTGTGAAGTTTGCAAACAAGGAGCATGTAAAGTGTGCTTTGTCAGAAATGAAAAATCCTGTG ATTTGTGGAAAGAGGTGTGGTACTGCACCAAGTGAGGACAATGATACTTTGTTTTTGGGTAATATATGCAATACATGGACAAAGGAAGCA ATTAGACAAAAGTTGAAGGATTATAGTGTTGAAGGTGTTGAGAACATCACTCTTGTTGCAGACGTTCAACATGAAGGCAGGAGTCGTGGTTTTGCATTTCTTGAGTTCTCTTGCCATGCTGATGCCATGCATGCGTACAAGAGGCTTCAAAAGCCTGATGTTGTATTTGGTCATCCAGAGAGAACCGCCAAAGTAGCATTTGCAGAACCCATACGTGAGCCTGATCCAGAAGTAATGGCCAACGTGAAGACCGTATTTCTTGATGGGCTTCCTCCTCATTGGGATGAAGATCGTGTGAGGCAGCACTTGCATGGTTACGGGGAGATTGTCCGAATTGTCCTGGCTCGAAATATGTCAACTGCTAAGAGAAAGGATTTTGGATTTGTTGATTTCTTATCCCATGAAGTCGCTATTTCTTGTATTGACAGAATAAACAACACAGAATTTTTTGATGGGAGCATAAAG ACAAGAGTGAAAGCAAGGCTGTCAAATCCGATGCCTAAAACTCAGGCTGTTAAGGGTGGAATGTGTGGTGGTTTTCTGATAGATAGGGCTGGCGGTGGAAGCTCTTCAAGATTTG GAGGAAGAAATTTTGGCCGTGGTGGACATCACAACTGGGGAAATTTCCAGCGCGGTAGAGGTTTTTACCAACAGGGACGTGGTCAATCTAGTAGAACGGGCCCCAATGGGCATGATTTTAATAACAGATATATGGCATCACAGGGTAGGCCATTCAATGGGCAAG GAGGAAGAAGGGGCTCTTTCAGAGGCGGTTATCATCCTgatggcagaggttttggtggtaATGGTCCATCAAGAACAAATTTCAATAGACCTTGGTATGATGCCCCTGAAAGAGGGCACGCAGACCATGCTTCCTCTAGGAGGCAGCCATTTCCTCAAGAAGAAGCCTTTGATAGACCCTATTATGAAAGGCATTTTGATGATCCTTATCTCAATGATGGTAGTGCACATGGGATGAAGCGGCCATTTTACATGACTGTATGTTGGATTTTTTCCGCTTTTCATTTGGGCTCCTAA
- the LOC126677521 gene encoding 6,7-dimethyl-8-ribityllumazine synthase, chloroplastic, with translation MASSVSASRLRLSSSTQFLHHSNNVVRHGFPSQRPVNLSFSSSASSSGFGITTSTTTGLAIETRKERSSFAETAAVKHLIGSLTKTEGLRFAVVIARFNELVTKKLLEGALETFQRYSVKEEDIDVVWVPGCFEIGAVAERLGKSRNYHAILCIGAVIRGDTSHYDAVANSAASGVLSAGLNSGVPCIFGVLTCDDMDQALNRAGGKAGNKGAEAALTAIEMASLFEHHLK, from the exons ATGGCTTCTTCAGTCTCTGCTTCGCGTCTCCGTCTGTCATCTTCAACTCAGTTTCTTCACCATTCTAACAATGTAGTCCGCCATGGATTTCCTTCTCAACGGCCGGTGAATCTATCTTTCTCGTCTTCTGCTTCATCTTCAG GATTTGGTATTACTACTAGTACTACTACTGGACTTGCAATTGAGACGAGGAAAGAGCGTTCGTCGTTTGCTGAAACGGCAGCTGTTAAGCATTTGATTGGATCTCTCACCAAAACGGAGGGCCTGCGCTTTGCTGTC GTTATAGCCCGTTTTAACGAACTTGTGACGAAGAAGCTTTTGGAGGGAGCTTTGGAAACTTTCCAGAGATATTCGGTGAAAGAAGAAGATATTGAT GTTGTCTGGGTTCCTGGCTGCTTTGAAATTGGTGCTGTTGCAGAGAGACTAGGGAAATCACGAAATTACCATGCAATTTTATGTATTGGAGCTGTG ATAAGGGGTGATACATCCCACTATGATGCAGTTGCCAATTCCGCAGCATCTGGAGTACTATCTGCTGGTCTTAATTCAG GAGTTCCATGCATATTTGGCGTTCTAACATGTGATGACATGGACCAG GCTTTAAATCGAGCTGGGGGAAAGGCTGGGAACAAGGGCGCTGAGGCTGCTCTGACAGCT ATTGAGATGGCATCCCTTTTTGAGCACCATTTGAAGTAG